A region of the Acinetobacter defluvii genome:
TCAATCAACAAAATGATTCAAGATGAATGGAAATTTTATCAAAACACGCTGAATAATGGATAGATAGAATTTATTTAATAATGATTCTTATTTACAATAGTGGTGTTGTTGATTAGCATAAATCTTGAACATGCTGATCATTTAAATTAAAAAGAGGTTGCTATGCAGACACGTATTGAACATGACACTATGGGCGATGTGGAAGTTCCAACTGAAGCACTTTGGGGTGCGCAGACACAGCGTAGTGTGCAAAATTTTAAAATAGGTAATGAGCATTTACCTCGCCCAATGATTCGAGCGATGGGCTTAGTCAAAAAAGCCGCAGCCATTACCAATGCCGAACTTAAACAAATTTCTGACGAAATTGCCAAATATATTGTTGATGCTGCAGATGAAGTGATCTCTGGGCGATGGGATAGTCAATTTCCGCTTGTCGTTTGGCAAACAGGTTCAGGCACACAAAGTAACATGAACTGTAATGAGGTGATTGCCAATATTGCCAATCAGAAATTAGGCAATCCACTTGGTTCACAAAAATCAGTTCATCCCAATGATCATGTCAATCGGGCACAATCGACCAATGACTCATTTCCAACTGCAATTCATGTTGCAGCAGCATTACATATTAATGAATTACTGATTCCTGCAGTGAAGCGTCTACGTCATACGCTAAATTTAAAATCAGAAGAATTTCAAGATATTGTAAAAATTGGACGTACCCATTTACAAGATGCTACGCCATTGACCTTGGGGCAAGAGTTTAGTGGCTATGTACAACAACTCGATAATGGCATTAAACGATTAGAACAAGCTTTGGTGTGGCTGTATGAGCTGCCACTGGGCGGGACAGCTGTGGGTACAGGTTTGAATGCGCATCCAAAATATGCTGAAAAAGCAGCAGCACAATTGGCACAGT
Encoded here:
- the fumC gene encoding class II fumarate hydratase — translated: MQTRIEHDTMGDVEVPTEALWGAQTQRSVQNFKIGNEHLPRPMIRAMGLVKKAAAITNAELKQISDEIAKYIVDAADEVISGRWDSQFPLVVWQTGSGTQSNMNCNEVIANIANQKLGNPLGSQKSVHPNDHVNRAQSTNDSFPTAIHVAAALHINELLIPAVKRLRHTLNLKSEEFQDIVKIGRTHLQDATPLTLGQEFSGYVQQLDNGIKRLEQALVWLYELPLGGTAVGTGLNAHPKYAEKAAAQLAQLTGLAFVSNPNKFEALAGRDAAVFASGALKTLAASLNKIANDIRWLASGPRCGFGEIHIPENEPGSSIMPGKVNPTQCEAMTMVVAQVMGNDTTINFAGASGNFELNVYMPVIAYNLIQSIQLLGDACNSFDEHCAVGIEPNREKIDYFLHNSLMLVTALNPVIGYENAAKVAKTAYKQGKTLKEVAVELGLVSAEQFDEVVQPEKMVHPNVK